In Helicobacter mastomyrinus, a single genomic region encodes these proteins:
- a CDS encoding protein kinase family protein, whose protein sequence is MKKVTLYYEIPIFSSTDNIELSTNLSKSARLKLIGEGSYAKVFKYKDEFYDKHFVLKRAKNNLSENELERFKREFEEMKKLNSPYILEVYSFNSQKNEYIMEYADFTLKAYVDKHNNNLDIQTRKNIGLQIIKAFKYILDKNILHRDISPNNILLKEYENGLLVVKISDFGLVKEPHSELTNDNTEIKGSFNDYSDLSKVGFKNYDKHHEIFALTRILFFVVTGKINNEGIKCPFLDKGTSGNIEERYKTLDELEKAFLDYCNQCNKQN, encoded by the coding sequence ATGAAAAAAGTAACACTTTATTATGAAATCCCTATTTTCAGCTCTACAGACAACATAGAACTTTCGACTAATCTCTCAAAATCGGCTCGTTTAAAATTAATTGGTGAGGGTTCTTATGCTAAAGTTTTTAAATACAAAGACGAATTTTATGATAAACATTTTGTATTAAAAAGAGCAAAAAATAATTTAAGCGAAAATGAACTAGAAAGATTTAAAAGAGAATTTGAAGAGATGAAAAAGCTTAATAGTCCTTATATATTAGAGGTTTATTCGTTTAACTCTCAAAAAAATGAATATATTATGGAATATGCTGACTTCACACTTAAAGCTTATGTTGATAAACATAACAACAATTTAGATATACAAACGAGAAAAAATATAGGCTTACAAATCATCAAAGCCTTTAAATATATCCTTGATAAAAATATACTTCACAGAGATATAAGCCCAAATAATATTTTATTAAAAGAATATGAAAATGGTTTGCTTGTGGTAAAAATTTCTGATTTTGGACTAGTCAAAGAACCCCATAGCGAACTAACAAATGATAATACAGAAATTAAGGGTTCTTTTAATGATTATTCTGACTTGTCAAAGGTAGGATTTAAAAATTATGACAAGCATCACGAAATATTTGCTCTAACTCGTATTTTATTTTTTGTCGTAACAGGAAAAATAAATAATGAGGGGATAAAATGCCCTTTTCTTGACAAAGGAACGAGTGGTAATATAGAAGAAAGATACAAAACATTAGACGAATTAGAAAAAGCATTTTTAGATTATTGTAATCAATGCAATAAGCAAAATTAA
- a CDS encoding Eco57I restriction-modification methylase domain-containing protein, which translates to MNGCLVSLQTGGGAIDELGFDIIIGNPPYGADINKRDKAIYKSVYKHTITGSLDSYKFFIELGFKLLSIQGILSFITPISITSSKSNIALHKLLLSHCKRIIASSYGNAPARIFTNADQRVSIITFLKTQSPCEVLLTTEVNLRDKHTIIKDVIDNLCFINSLEFAREGAFAKIGLEIEKDILHKLYTQKARLKSRMQGDEKVYYRTTGGRYYDLYTSYTTQSSKEKSFAATDSKMLVAIMSSTLFWWFRNAYSNSRDSYLYEFESFPIPYINDILRNNFVNLGAKYEQDLELNAVYHNGVKTYYIRKSKSIIDEIDSLLCPLYGLDKKEVDFIINYEIEFRTN; encoded by the coding sequence GTGAATGGATGTTTGGTATCCCTGCAAACAGGGGGGGGGGCAATAGATGAACTTGGCTTTGATATTATCATTGGCAATCCGCCTTATGGCGCAGATATAAATAAAAGAGATAAGGCAATATATAAAAGCGTGTATAAGCACACCATTACAGGTTCGCTCGATAGCTATAAGTTTTTTATCGAGCTAGGATTCAAACTTTTAAGCATACAGGGAATCTTAAGCTTTATCACACCCATAAGCATTACCAGCTCTAAATCAAATATTGCCCTCCACAAACTCCTTTTATCTCATTGCAAACGCATTATCGCAAGTAGCTATGGCAATGCCCCAGCGAGAATCTTCACTAACGCCGACCAGCGAGTAAGCATTATCACCTTTTTAAAAACACAAAGCCCCTGTGAAGTCCTACTCACTACAGAAGTCAATCTACGAGACAAGCACACAATCATTAAAGATGTGATAGATAATCTTTGCTTTATTAATTCACTTGAGTTTGCGCGGGAGGGGGCATTTGCCAAAATCGGGCTGGAGATAGAAAAAGATATTTTACACAAACTCTACACGCAAAAGGCTCGGTTAAAATCACGTATGCAGGGCGATGAAAAAGTGTATTATCGCACCACAGGAGGACGATACTATGATTTATACACAAGCTATACCACACAATCCAGCAAAGAAAAGTCTTTTGCTGCGACAGATTCTAAAATGCTTGTAGCCATAATGAGTAGCACCTTATTTTGGTGGTTTAGGAATGCTTATTCCAATAGTAGAGATAGCTACTTATATGAATTTGAATCTTTTCCTATTCCATATATTAATGATATATTAAGGAATAATTTCGTAAATTTAGGAGCGAAATATGAGCAGGATTTAGAATTGAATGCAGTATATCATAATGGTGTCAAAACCTACTATATCCGCAAATCTAAATCTATTATCGATGAGATAGATTCCCTCCTTTGCCCCTTGTATGGGTTAGACAAAAAAGAGGTGGATTTTATCATCAATTATGAGATTGAATTTAGGACAAATTAG
- a CDS encoding Eco57I restriction-modification methylase domain-containing protein, which produces MDTPSATQHVRSRTKQGFDIVIANPPYAQMPKGILPADTFRYSEGKDKGKQNLYKVFVEHAYNLATSQGIFCLITQSTIKQIIEFPKIAPTKEGQVFKSALQGTAILLCVRNTPSPTHCFTLSIHNDRITIKKPIFESIKQQSIIAFYPQRFEIPLIKRGEINILQKVKSDKISLGSLLNGTLQGNINTIHLKKIFADSHTGFFSH; this is translated from the coding sequence ATGGATACACCTTCTGCTACGCAACACGTACGTTCGCGCACAAAGCAAGGCTTTGATATAGTAATAGCCAACCCACCCTACGCCCAAATGCCAAAAGGCATACTCCCAGCGGATACTTTCCGTTATAGTGAAGGTAAGGATAAAGGCAAACAGAATCTATATAAAGTTTTTGTAGAACACGCCTATAATCTTGCCACATCTCAAGGGATTTTTTGCCTCATCACGCAAAGCACGATTAAACAAATTATTGAGTTTCCTAAAATCGCCCCCACAAAAGAAGGACAAGTATTTAAAAGTGCCTTGCAAGGCACAGCTATTTTACTCTGCGTAAGAAATACACCAAGCCCCACACATTGCTTTACACTCTCTATACACAATGACAGAATTACTATCAAAAAGCCTATTTTTGAATCTATCAAGCAGCAAAGTATCATAGCCTTTTATCCACAAAGATTTGAAATCCCGCTTATCAAACGCGGTGAAATAAACATTCTCCAAAAAGTAAAAAGCGACAAAATCTCGCTTGGCTCTCTACTAAATGGCACATTGCAGGGGAATATCAATACTATACACTTAAAGAAAATATTTGCAGATTCTCATACAGGCTTTTTTTCTCATTAA
- a CDS encoding helicase-related protein produces the protein MRVKDFHIQLESISTAKIAHNFINAHSIKIQKLQQENVLLHSKLYLIHNQGIGDVIIGSSNFTGSGLGLYGDKSNKELNVLCDSKRASKEAFTYFKTLKKECKDCTKEVLDSLQTSFFYHSPKDIFAKICSCVESAQKPTLSESERLTQGVKAFGLYDFQQDAALELLSRLKRYALALLASPVGSGKTLTALAVASVYNNVIIISPKNLTTQWASYFNVNEQSPYYNFINDMGFRVRILSYYEAQNPKDQDKIALKSAQLIIIDESHNFRNGIPRTRSLKQNGYQKLQNNLNTNSHLLLLSATPINNSFLDLSNQLCLLSSHITDSITQNHLEPKEICTKAQANLQNALKSGDDVELDEDYYAITHIIFSHSSEQIIAHLKALNKDMPKQHIRTIPSSSIPVSIDFSFQKLSEILGLNEEEQNGDTQEDFISFSIYDPYKFLPKHTREQVLDKQLENLGDYTTPRGFLCMSLLKALESSLDAFKPILEKIITYHHRFLKHKAAQWEDKNADELENDEASILPTRLAKLAELGLLHELSEDFTQIIQKDLALLERIAQKLETYESERDFPQCAKYQECKKIIDSINDIKTDKLLIFSESIPTTHAICQALRKDYPHYVIETISGELKPNEFAKLKNRFSPRSLKYTLQENEREIDILISSNVLNEGANLQDCKNLLNWDIAFNPVHSIQRIGRIWRIGSIHTSNHITHLFPNTDIESYIKLESKLRFKIAAAQTLTSLNDPHALQNAKNIKAFEEKRKKAYKSLESESIALEDSTEFNLNQFSTLESVLSTLAYHTKPSSALPDGIFSIATSPNLPKNHLYAFLQDTDSKKYYCTHFDIGSASLLPSCTSKDGIANLLKIAEFKDDSSIHAKEFEKLELLTQDFRDITPLKEIFASLTSQLEAQILSHSKAANATKKSNAQFSSTETRRFSLIAWLLVNPYEILAHNASINA, from the coding sequence ATGAGGGTTAAAGACTTTCATATTCAATTAGAATCCATCTCCACTGCTAAAATTGCCCATAACTTCATCAATGCGCATAGCATAAAGATTCAAAAGCTGCAGCAAGAAAATGTTTTGCTCCATTCAAAACTCTACCTTATACACAATCAAGGCATAGGCGATGTAATCATAGGTAGTTCAAACTTCACAGGAAGCGGACTTGGGCTTTATGGAGATAAAAGCAATAAAGAGCTTAATGTCCTATGCGATAGCAAGAGAGCCTCAAAAGAAGCCTTTACATATTTCAAAACCCTTAAAAAGGAATGCAAAGACTGCACCAAAGAAGTGCTAGATTCGCTACAGACAAGCTTTTTCTACCACTCGCCCAAAGATATTTTTGCTAAAATTTGCTCCTGTGTAGAATCTGCACAAAAGCCTACGTTAAGTGAGAGTGAGCGATTAACTCAAGGTGTAAAAGCCTTTGGACTATATGATTTTCAGCAAGATGCCGCCCTAGAGCTACTTTCACGCCTCAAACGCTATGCCCTCGCCCTATTAGCAAGTCCCGTAGGTTCAGGAAAGACCCTAACCGCCCTAGCTGTCGCAAGTGTATATAATAATGTCATTATCATTTCTCCTAAAAACCTCACAACCCAATGGGCGAGTTATTTTAATGTAAATGAGCAAAGCCCATATTATAATTTTATCAACGATATGGGCTTTAGAGTGCGGATTCTAAGCTATTATGAAGCACAAAATCCCAAAGACCAAGACAAAATCGCCCTCAAATCCGCCCAGCTTATCATCATTGATGAATCTCATAACTTTAGAAATGGTATCCCCCGCACAAGAAGTCTTAAGCAAAATGGCTACCAAAAACTCCAAAACAACCTCAACACCAACTCCCACCTCCTGCTTTTAAGCGCAACACCTATTAACAATAGCTTTCTTGACCTTAGCAATCAGCTCTGCCTCCTCTCATCTCATATCACAGATTCGATCACACAAAACCACCTTGAACCTAAAGAAATTTGCACCAAAGCACAAGCTAATCTCCAAAATGCCCTAAAAAGCGGCGATGATGTAGAGCTAGATGAGGATTATTATGCCATTACACATATTATTTTCTCCCATAGTAGTGAGCAGATTATCGCTCATCTTAAAGCCCTGAATAAAGATATGCCAAAGCAGCATATACGCACGATTCCAAGCTCGAGTATTCCTGTTTCTATTGACTTTAGCTTTCAAAAACTAAGTGAGATTCTAGGGCTTAATGAAGAGGAGCAAAATGGAGATACACAAGAGGATTTTATCTCCTTTAGCATTTATGACCCCTATAAATTTTTGCCGAAGCATACAAGAGAGCAGGTGCTTGACAAACAGCTTGAGAATCTAGGGGATTATACAACTCCTCGTGGCTTCTTATGTATGTCGCTCTTAAAGGCACTTGAAAGCTCCCTTGATGCCTTTAAACCTATTTTAGAGAAAATCATCACTTATCATCATCGCTTCCTTAAGCACAAAGCCGCTCAATGGGAGGATAAAAACGCCGATGAGCTAGAAAATGATGAGGCTTCTATCCTTCCTACGCGTTTAGCCAAACTCGCCGAGCTTGGGCTACTGCACGAGCTAAGCGAGGATTTCACCCAAATCATACAAAAAGATTTAGCCCTCCTAGAACGTATCGCACAAAAGCTTGAAACTTATGAGAGTGAGCGGGATTTCCCACAATGTGCCAAATACCAAGAATGCAAAAAAATCATTGATTCTATAAATGACATAAAAACAGATAAACTCCTTATTTTTAGTGAATCTATCCCTACCACTCACGCCATTTGCCAAGCCTTGCGTAAGGACTATCCGCATTATGTGATAGAAACCATTAGCGGCGAATTAAAGCCTAACGAATTTGCAAAACTTAAAAACCGCTTTTCCCCTCGCTCTCTCAAATACACTCTGCAAGAAAATGAGCGCGAGATAGACATACTCATTTCAAGCAATGTCCTAAACGAGGGGGCAAACCTCCAAGATTGCAAGAATCTGTTAAACTGGGATATCGCCTTTAATCCCGTGCATTCAATCCAGCGCATAGGGCGGATATGGCGTATTGGCTCAATCCACACGAGTAACCACATCACCCATCTTTTCCCCAATACCGATATCGAATCTTATATCAAGCTTGAATCTAAACTACGATTTAAAATCGCTGCCGCGCAAACACTCACCTCGCTTAATGACCCTCACGCCCTCCAAAATGCTAAAAATATCAAAGCCTTTGAAGAAAAACGCAAAAAAGCCTACAAGAGCCTAGAGAGCGAGAGTATCGCATTAGAGGATAGCACAGAGTTTAATCTCAATCAGTTTAGCACATTAGAGAGTGTGCTATCTACCCTTGCCTACCATACAAAACCTAGCTCTGCCCTGCCGGATGGCATTTTTTCCATCGCTACATCGCCAAATCTCCCCAAAAACCACCTCTATGCCTTTTTGCAAGATACAGATTCTAAAAAATACTATTGCACACATTTTGATATAGGCTCTGCCTCCCTCCTGCCTAGCTGCACGAGCAAAGATGGCATAGCAAATCTCCTAAAAATCGCAGAATTTAAAGATGATAGCAGCATTCACGCAAAGGAGTTTGAAAAGCTTGAGCTCCTCACCCAAGATTTTAGGGATATTACGCCTTTAAAAGAGATATTTGCCTCTCTTACATCGCAATTAGAAGCCCAGATTCTCTCTCATAGCAAAGCCGCCAATGCCACGAAAAAAAGCAACGCTCAATTCAGCTCCACAGAAACGCGGAGGTTTAGCCTTATCGCGTGGCTTTTGGTAAATCCTTATGAGATATTAGCTCATAATGCTTCGATAAACGCATAA
- the radA gene encoding DNA repair protein RadA, with amino-acid sequence MAKKRTLFECQFCGWQSPKWLGKCSSCGSWEGLVELKESQIKHIETQKHATTSSNAIPITQVHTENITHFSSYEEEFDIVLGGGIVPGGLYLIGGSPGVGKSTLLLKIAADIATKSHKKILYVSGEESAGQIKLRASRLSALSENLYLLNEIDLNIITNALHAQEYTLCVIDSIQTIYAPELASAPGSVSQVREVTFALMRLAKERHISIFIIGHITKDGAIAGPRILEHMVDCVLYFEGDPSKELRMLRGFKNRFGTTSEIGIFEMKAEGLVSAKNASKLFFTQKSAQAGSAIAVVLEGSRALVIEIQALVSESGYPKRSCTGFDSNRLNMLLALLERKLEIPLGHYDVFVNVAGGIKINEPSADLAVIASIISSFRNRPLNAKTAFIGEVSLVGDIREVSNIDVRLKELESYGFEKVILAQKPANPPATIKCFEANEVSKILEWM; translated from the coding sequence TTGGCAAAAAAACGCACACTTTTTGAATGTCAATTTTGCGGGTGGCAAAGCCCTAAATGGCTTGGTAAGTGCAGTAGCTGCGGGAGCTGGGAGGGTTTAGTTGAGCTTAAAGAAAGCCAAATCAAGCACATAGAAACACAAAAGCACGCTACTACCTCTTCAAATGCCATTCCCATCACGCAAGTGCATACCGAAAATATCACGCATTTTAGCTCTTATGAAGAGGAATTTGACATCGTGCTAGGTGGAGGCATTGTACCCGGTGGGCTATATCTCATCGGGGGAAGTCCGGGAGTGGGTAAATCCACGCTTTTGCTTAAAATCGCTGCAGACATCGCCACCAAATCGCATAAAAAGATTCTATATGTGAGTGGTGAAGAGAGTGCGGGTCAAATCAAACTCCGCGCTTCAAGGCTCTCTGCCCTAAGTGAGAATCTCTATTTACTTAATGAAATTGATTTAAACATCATCACAAATGCCCTCCACGCGCAAGAATATACCCTATGTGTGATAGATTCTATACAGACAATCTATGCGCCCGAGCTTGCCTCCGCACCCGGCTCTGTCTCACAAGTGCGCGAGGTTACCTTTGCCCTTATGCGTTTGGCTAAGGAGCGGCATATCAGCATTTTTATCATCGGGCATATTACCAAAGATGGCGCGATTGCTGGACCGAGAATCTTAGAGCATATGGTGGATTGTGTGCTATATTTTGAGGGAGACCCAAGCAAAGAGCTAAGAATGCTAAGGGGATTTAAAAATCGCTTTGGGACTACAAGCGAGATTGGTATCTTTGAAATGAAAGCAGAGGGATTAGTGAGCGCAAAAAACGCTTCAAAACTCTTTTTCACGCAAAAAAGTGCACAAGCAGGAAGCGCTATCGCTGTGGTGCTAGAGGGAAGTCGTGCACTTGTGATTGAGATACAAGCGCTTGTGAGTGAATCAGGCTATCCTAAACGCTCCTGCACGGGCTTTGATAGCAATCGCCTGAATATGCTCCTAGCCCTACTAGAGCGCAAACTTGAGATTCCACTCGGGCATTATGATGTGTTTGTGAATGTTGCTGGCGGGATTAAGATTAATGAGCCAAGTGCGGATTTAGCGGTGATTGCTAGCATTATCTCAAGTTTTCGCAATCGCCCTTTAAATGCCAAAACCGCTTTCATCGGTGAGGTATCGCTCGTAGGGGATATACGCGAGGTTAGCAACATCGATGTGCGCTTAAAAGAGCTTGAAAGCTATGGGTTTGAAAAAGTCATTCTCGCACAAAAACCAGCCAATCCCCCAGCTACTATCAAATGCTTCGAGGCAAATGAGGTAAGCAAGATTCTAGAATGGATGTAG
- the ftsY gene encoding signal recognition particle-docking protein FtsY, translating into MIATLSKTLQKTTQNIASLLSSKKDKYTKDELEEILIECDIAYELIESILNDLPPYISREALQKPLLAKLKLESSPQNFTHIKPLATLIVGVNGAGKTTTIAKLAYLAQNQGKKVMLAAGDTFRAAAIEQIKLWGERLNIPVISTQHMHDPSAVAFDSINAARARGIDELYIDTAGRLHNHTNLNNELLKIVRVSKKALGDLPLRSYLVLDGTQGSSAINQARAFAELIAFDGIIITKLDGTSKGGAIFSIVSELQIPICYIGVGEKADDLLPFKPQEYVKIMLDSLFEGY; encoded by the coding sequence ATGATTGCTACCCTCAGCAAAACACTACAAAAAACCACCCAAAACATTGCCTCACTCCTTAGCTCAAAAAAGGACAAATACACCAAAGACGAGCTAGAGGAGATTCTCATCGAATGCGACATTGCCTATGAACTTATAGAATCTATATTAAATGATCTCCCACCCTATATCTCTCGCGAAGCCCTCCAAAAACCACTTTTAGCAAAACTTAAGTTAGAATCTAGCCCCCAAAATTTTACTCATATCAAACCCCTTGCCACGCTCATTGTGGGCGTAAATGGCGCGGGAAAAACAACGACTATTGCCAAACTCGCTTATCTCGCCCAAAATCAAGGCAAAAAAGTAATGTTAGCCGCAGGAGATACATTTCGCGCAGCAGCGATTGAGCAAATCAAGCTATGGGGAGAGAGGCTCAATATCCCTGTGATTAGCACACAGCATATGCACGACCCAAGCGCAGTAGCCTTTGATAGCATTAATGCTGCTCGTGCGCGGGGGATTGATGAACTGTATATCGACACGGCAGGGAGACTTCATAATCACACAAATCTCAACAATGAGCTTTTAAAAATTGTCCGCGTGAGTAAAAAGGCTCTAGGGGATTTGCCCCTACGCTCTTATCTCGTGCTTGATGGCACACAGGGTAGCTCGGCTATCAATCAAGCACGAGCATTTGCAGAACTCATTGCCTTTGATGGCATTATTATCACTAAGCTTGATGGCACAAGCAAGGGCGGGGCGATTTTTAGTATTGTAAGTGAGCTGCAAATCCCTATTTGCTACATCGGCGTGGGTGAAAAGGCAGATGATTTGCTTCCTTTTAAGCCACAAGAATATGTCAAAATAATGCTTGATAGCCTATTTGAAGGATATTAA
- a CDS encoding 5-formyltetrahydrofolate cyclo-ligase, with product MFISLYLKKGLTITKQDFRFYAKARLEHCFKHNRLADKALNKDLLTYLERQKCSKVLVYMPFGNEVYIMPLIATLRKKKYRVFIPFIQGLSFKMIPLRMPLHKNAFGIYESNNSIFKLIKVDAVIIPVLGIDKHFRRIGFGRGMYDRFMPTLKNKVHIIFVARSPNYVPDVITQDYDVQGDCFLTPSALCVRKHNGSMVCNRKYNLWVIGRCERVFYR from the coding sequence ATGTTTATATCATTATATCTAAAAAAAGGATTAACGATTACTAAACAGGACTTTAGATTCTATGCGAAGGCACGATTGGAGCATTGCTTTAAGCATAATCGCTTGGCAGATAAGGCACTTAATAAAGATTTGCTTACCTATTTAGAGAGGCAAAAATGTAGCAAAGTGCTCGTGTATATGCCTTTTGGCAATGAGGTGTATATTATGCCCCTTATTGCCACACTACGCAAAAAAAAATATCGCGTTTTTATTCCTTTTATACAAGGACTCAGTTTCAAAATGATACCATTGCGAATGCCATTGCATAAAAACGCATTTGGCATTTATGAGTCAAATAATTCTATATTTAAATTAATCAAAGTTGATGCGGTAATTATTCCTGTTTTGGGCATTGATAAGCATTTTAGGCGAATAGGGTTTGGGAGGGGTATGTATGATAGGTTTATGCCTACTCTTAAAAATAAGGTTCATATTATTTTTGTAGCACGAAGTCCAAACTATGTGCCAGATGTTATTACACAAGATTATGACGTGCAGGGAGATTGTTTTTTAACACCATCGGCTTTATGCGTAAGGAAGCACAATGGAAGTATGGTATGTAATAGGAAGTATAATCTTTGGGTTATTGGTCGGTGTGAGCGTGTATTTTATCGCTAG
- the rny gene encoding ribonuclease Y — protein sequence MEVWYVIGSIIFGLLVGVSVYFIARRIFYSHSHIIIEQAKAKAKAIEYEAERLLKEHQLKLKEEQLHLERSYDEECAKLSKEYDAKVAKLDKEERIKYQQLEYQKAQIDKDRQEVAELKAKVLRSQTELDKLKNENQDIKKEMLCTLSKHLQMSREEATNILLSHLEEELYEEKAMLIRRYEREAQQEAKKKANYILAQATTRYAGDFANERLINVVNLPNDELKGRIIGKEGRNIKTLELISGVDVIIDDTPGSIILSSFNLYRRAIATKTIENLVEDGRIQPARIEEMYERVKNEMDEQVRQDGENIVLDMNLGYMHPELTYLLGKMRYRASFGQNALGHSIEVANLAAIIAGELGGDEKLARRAGILHDIGKSLTQELGGSHVDLGVEVCIRYKEHPVVINAIKAHHGYEEIQSIECAAVCAADTLSAARPGARREALENFLKRMQDIERIAMDKIGVKQAYAINAGREVRVIVRADLINDEKSVILARDIAKEIESTLQYPGEIKVSVIREMRAVEFAK from the coding sequence ATGGAAGTATGGTATGTAATAGGAAGTATAATCTTTGGGTTATTGGTCGGTGTGAGCGTGTATTTTATCGCTAGAAGGATATTTTACTCTCACTCTCATATCATTATAGAGCAGGCAAAAGCAAAAGCAAAGGCGATTGAATATGAAGCAGAGAGACTGCTTAAAGAGCACCAGCTTAAACTTAAAGAGGAGCAGCTTCATTTAGAACGTTCCTATGATGAGGAATGTGCGAAGTTGTCTAAAGAATATGATGCTAAAGTGGCTAAACTTGACAAAGAAGAGCGTATCAAGTATCAGCAGCTTGAGTATCAAAAGGCACAGATTGACAAAGATAGGCAAGAAGTAGCCGAGCTTAAGGCAAAGGTCTTGCGCTCACAAACCGAGCTTGATAAGCTCAAAAATGAGAATCAGGATATTAAAAAAGAAATGCTCTGCACCCTTTCAAAACATTTGCAAATGAGTAGAGAGGAGGCGACAAACATTCTGCTTTCCCATCTTGAAGAGGAACTTTATGAGGAAAAGGCTATGCTTATTCGCCGTTATGAGAGGGAGGCACAGCAGGAGGCAAAGAAAAAGGCAAATTATATCCTTGCCCAAGCCACTACACGTTATGCGGGGGATTTTGCCAATGAGCGATTAATTAATGTGGTTAATCTCCCAAATGATGAGCTAAAGGGGCGAATCATAGGCAAAGAAGGGCGCAATATTAAGACGTTAGAGCTTATTAGTGGTGTTGATGTGATTATTGATGATACACCCGGTAGCATTATTTTAAGTAGTTTTAATCTCTACCGCCGTGCGATTGCGACAAAGACGATTGAAAATCTTGTAGAAGATGGACGGATTCAACCTGCAAGAATTGAAGAGATGTATGAACGTGTCAAAAATGAGATGGACGAGCAGGTGCGGCAAGATGGAGAAAATATCGTGCTTGATATGAATTTAGGCTATATGCACCCCGAGCTTACATATTTGCTTGGCAAAATGCGCTATCGTGCGTCATTTGGGCAAAATGCACTCGGGCATTCTATTGAGGTGGCTAATTTGGCAGCTATTATTGCTGGGGAGCTTGGAGGCGATGAAAAACTCGCACGCAGAGCGGGAATCTTGCACGATATTGGTAAGTCTCTTACTCAAGAGTTAGGCGGTAGCCACGTGGATTTGGGTGTGGAGGTTTGCATCCGTTATAAAGAACACCCTGTGGTGATTAACGCTATTAAGGCACATCACGGCTATGAGGAGATTCAAAGCATTGAGTGCGCGGCAGTATGTGCAGCTGATACACTCTCTGCGGCACGTCCGGGTGCTAGACGTGAGGCATTAGAGAATTTCTTAAAAAGAATGCAGGATATTGAGCGTATTGCGATGGATAAAATCGGCGTGAAACAAGCCTATGCGATTAATGCTGGGCGTGAAGTGCGGGTGATTGTACGTGCGGATTTGATAAATGATGAAAAGAGTGTCATCTTAGCACGGGATATTGCTAAAGAGATAGAATCTACTTTGCAGTATCCCGGTGAGATTAAGGTTAGCGTGATACGTGAAATGAGGGCAGTTGAGTTTGCAAAATAG